TTGTCTGTCCCAAGTTGAAGTTCATCCCTATTCTTTGGTACCAGTTTCCTAAGTTATATCTTGCCCAGAATCAGTCCTATTTGCTCCCAGAACATCTCATTGCCAGCGATATAGCACAGTTTATGACAATCCTCTCTAGGGAACTATTTATGAAAACTGGGAAGGGTCTGTACACattggtgtgtgtatatgtatattatatacagGCATTCTCTGGAGATAGTGCAGGTTTGGTTAGAGACCACTGCAAAAAGCAAACATTGTAATAAAGTAATACATGCATTTTTTGATTCTCAGTGCACATAAAAGTTATGTCTATGGTCACAATATAGCCTAGTAAGTGTGTAACAGCATTATATCTAAAAATATGCATACCttaattcaatatatatatatatattgtttgtttgttttttgtagagacagagtctcactttaccgccctcggtagagtgccatgacgtcacaggactcaaaacaacctccagctcttgggcttccgcgattctcctgcctcagcctcccgagcagctgggactacaggcgcctgccacaacgcccggctatttttatgttgcagtttggccggggctgggtttgaacccaccaccctcggtatatggggccggtgccctactcatggagccacaggcactgcccattaattcaatatattttatggcttaaaaaaaaaatgctagcaatcatctgagccttcagggagtcataatctttttgtcAGTGGAGAAACTTGCCtccatgttgatggctgctgactgacaAGGTTGGTGGCTGGTGAAGGATGAGATAATCGCTTTGCAAATTTctacccttcccctcccctccccttcccttccctttgttTGCAAATGAAGTATCACTCTATCATCCAAACTGGACTGACTGCatgttcctgggctcaagtgattctccaacctcagcctcatgagtagctagaactataggctcAATAttacacctagctaatttttaaaaatttcttgtagagacagggtctattttgcccaggctgctctccaactcctggcctcaagcaatcctcctccttcagcctccaaaggtgctgggattataggcatgagccatagtgccTCACCACAAATTTCTTAAAGTAACACAACAGCGAATTTTGCCATATCAAttaactcttccttttttttttttattgctggggattgagggtacaaagatccacaTTATACCAATTccatttgtcaagcaaagtccctcttataaatgtgttcctttcccaagaggtgtgccaaacaccatgaTCCCCCAtcccacttcctttctttttttttttttcttgagacagagtcttgctttgtcaccctcagtagagtgccctggtgtcatagctgacattgtccccaaattcttgggctcaagagattctcttgcgtcagcctcccctgtagctgggactacagacacctgccacaacacctgtctatttttagagacaggaacttgctcttactcaggctagtctagaacctgtgagctcaggtaatgtacctgccttggcctcccagagagctacttataggtgtgagccaccatgcccggccaattCTTCCTTTCAGGAAAGATTTCTTGATGGTATGCAATTCTGTTTGGCAGCATTTTACACTGagcagaacttctttcaaaattggagtcagtcctctcaaactctgccactgctttatcaactaagtttatgtaatattctaaatcttttgttgtcatttcaacaatgttcatacagcatcttcaccaggactAGATTCTGTTTGATACCAGCTCCAGTTATCCTATGGGTTTCTTCCCAGTGGCTTAGCAAAAGCTAgaggatgaagaaaaatgaagaaacaagagACAAAGATAAAGTTTAAGGAGTAGCTGGGCCAAGAGGCTGCATGCCCTTCTTTGTGAGTATCAACACAGCATGCAGCATCTTGTTCCAGGCTAGCTCTGTTTCTATTTCAtacattattgtttttatttattaatttattattattttttgagactgagtgtcactatgttgcccttggtagaatgctgtggcatcacagctcacacagcaacctccaactcttgggcttaagccattctcttgcctcagccttccaagtagctgggactacagggactgccacaatgcccagctattttttgttgcagttgtcgttgtttggctggcctgggctgggtttgaacccaccgttggtgtatgtggctggtgccgtaaccactgtgctactggcaccaAGCCCATACAtcattgttttaatcataaatctTATAAGGTAAAGGTAAACAATTACATTATGGTTCTTGCCGTGCTTGCATTTTTctaactaaactatttctttaactatgtTAATTGGATGGATTTACTTTTATTGCTctaaggtatttatgatctttaaCACAAACAGGAACCATGGAATGTGGAACCATGGCAACAGTCCAAAAGCAGGATGTCAGAGAAGACCCCAATTAGGCCACGCTTTTTGCTCAGATAAACAGATGCTTCTGGTCATACCAAGGtgacagaaaaaaagatattttatctccttttctgGTCTGGAGCATATCTCACTGTCTTTAACAAAGTTTAAACATTCTGCATATCCTAAGTCCACAAAAGCACTCCCTCTCTCAGCACCAGTAGCCCCACCCATCCAGGTGGGTCTCGCCAGCTTAGAGACCTCCATAGAGTTgcagtgggggaggggtgaaATGTCAGCAAgacgcttcttttttttttattgtaaaccaacaatttataattgtataaaCTTATGGAGTACACAGTGATGTTATAATCTATGAATACAATGGggaataaataaatcaaactaGTCAATATGTCCACCAcctcaaatacttaacatttttgtggtaagaacatttgaaatttactctcttagcaattttgaaatttatattacCCTAATATTAACTATAATTACCACATTCTGCAACAGGACTCAAAAAAGAGTAAAGCATTCTTCATAAGATTTTGCATCTTTGACCATCAATgagataaaatatcatttttaaaatagcatccaAACGTGAGTGTATTTACCCATATCCTCCAGGTCATAATAAAGCAAGCAGGTGAACAGAGTAATAATTCATGGTATTTCATGTTTCACAAATTGTTAACAGAGAAAGTTGGTTGAAGAAAGGCATAGgaacattgtctttttttttttttttgtagagacagagtctcactgtaccgccctcaggtagagtgccgtggcgtcacacggctcacagcaacctctaactcttgggcttacgcgattctcttgcctcagcctcccgagcagctgggactacaggcgcccgccacaacgcccggctatttttttggttgcagtttggccggggctgggtttgaacccaccaccctcggcatatggggccggcgccctactcactgagccacaggcgccgcccggaacatTGTCTTATAAGAATTAGAACTGACGGGCTCCATAATCATCTGGCATCCGTTCAATATTGTATCTGTGGTTAGAAATATACATGATGGGAACTCCAGGGATTTTTCGGATTCTTCGTTTAAGGTCTCGGTCAACTGTGGCCACGATGTAACACTTGTCCTGAGTTACTCTCTGTACTAAGCAGTCATCTGCATAGGTTCCTTTGTGTGTGCGTGGTAATTGTTCAAATCTTGGATCCTTGGCAATCCTGAGGGCCACTAGATACTTCCGCTCCAATTTCTCAATTTCAGCCATTACACAGTCAGTTATACAAGGAATGCACTTGGCATACAGACAGTCCATCATTGACTGTACTAAGTCCAGTTTGGCTTTAATGGAAAAGTTGATAAAGTTGGTATCAACCAAGATGTGGTAAGGTGGGCCCCGTTGTGTATTATAttggaagaataagcagaaaggGTGCTGGgggacttctctttttttttttttttgtagagacagagtctcactgtaccgccctcgggtagagtgccgtggcatcacacagctcacagcaacctccaactcctgggcttaggcgattctcctgcctcagcctcccgagtagctgtgggagacttctctttcctttaatgTGCtgggatctttcttttctttctttttaggtttCAATCTGTCCTTTTCTTTAAGCCTCTGATCCCTGAGACTAAGCATTCACTTCATGATCGCAtacttccttgttttcttttgcctCCCCATGCTCACGCCACACTCTTGTTTCCAAGATGCTTCTTGAGTTTTAAAGGCACCAGGGCTCCTGTAGCGTGTTTTGCACTGAGTTCAGGATTTCTTGCATCCACTTCTCTccttgtttctgttttcctttaccCATATTCTGCAATTgctttcttaattcaattcctaatctacttgtaaataatatttgaatattggttttaagcttattaaatcattattacaAGAGATAACTCTTCCTTTAAGTACTCCCACATGCACCCataagattccatctcaaaaaccTCTTTCTTTGCTCAACTGTGAGAAGCAACACCTTATCCATTcaagtttgatcatgagattgtggcaattcagtcacatcttcaggcttcaCTTCTAATTCTACCTGTCTTGCTATTTCCAACGCATCTGTAATTACTTCCTCTAATGAAGTCATCCAGGAAATCTGGACTCAATTTCTCCCAAATTCCAGTTAACATTCatattttgacctcttcccatgaataataaatgttcttaatggcatctagaatcaTAAATACTTtctggaagatttttaatttacttttcgcAGGTCCATCAGAGTAACTACTATCTATGACAGCTACGAATTAAAAAACCTacaacagacacacaaaaaataaaaagcaagaaattaaaacacaccaccagagaaaatcactttttacAAAGGAACAcaggaaggaaataagaaagagatAACTATAAAACAACCggaaatcaaataataaaatagtaggTGTAAGTCCTGACCCATCAGTAATGATAACCGAATGTTAATGAACTaaactctccaatcaaaagacacagagtggctgaatggattaaaaaaacaagaaccaACTATatactgtctgcaagaaacacacatcACCTATAAAGACACATATAGCTGGAAAATAAAGGCATGGGAAACacattccatgcaaatggaaaccaaaaaagaacaggaaTAGTTATGTTTCCATCAGATgaaatagatttcaagacaaaaattgcaaaaagagacaaagaaggcccttatataataatgaaaaggTCACTTCAGTAAAAGATATAATAATTCTAACTATTATATGTATTAAACATTGGAGCACCCATAtatatatgaagcaaatattgtCAGAAATAGAGAATTAAACCCCAACACAGTAATTGTTAGAGACCTAAACACTCCACTTTCAGCTCTGGACAGATcattcagacagaaaatcaaccaagaaacactggacttaatcTGTactatagaccaaatggacctaacagatatttacagaatgttTCATACAATAgctgcagaatatacattcttctcttcagctcACATATCATTCTCAGTGATATAGAACATATGTTAGGCCGGAAAATaagtcttcaaaaataaaaaataaaaaaaaaattgaaaggctcagtgcctgtagctcagtagctagggcgctggccacattcaccggggttggcaggttcaaacctggctcgggcctgccaaacaacaatgacaactacaacaaaaaaatagccaggtgtgtggcaggcgcctgtagtcccagctatttgggaggctgaggcaagagaatcacttaagcccaagagttagaggttgctgtgagctgtgacagcacttcactctacccagggcaacagcttgagtaaaaaaaaaaaagaaaaaaatatttttgtctgaCCGTgacagaataaaactaaaaaatcaataacaagacacaggggtcctcaaactgcggcccatgggacacatgaggcagtgtgattatatttgttcacgttttgtttttttacttcaaaataagatatgtgcagtgtgcataggaatttgttcatagttttttttttaaaactatagtccggccctccaatggtctgagggacagtgaattggcccgctgtttaaaaaatttgaggacgctTGAACAAGAGGAACATTGGAaactatacaaacacatggaaatgaaATGATGTGCTCCTGAATGACCAGTGGGTCACTGAAGGGattaataagtaaattaaaatatttcttttctttttttttttttttgagacagagtcttattttgtcaccctcggtagagtgctgtgttgtcatagctcacagcaacctcaaactcttgggcacaagtgattctcttgtctcagcctcccaagtggctaggactacaggtgccccccacacctggccatttttgaGAGATGGTGTCTCACACTTGCTCATGCTAATCTCTAACCATTAGCTCAgtgaatccacccaccttggcctcccagagtgctaggattacaggtatgacccactgtgcccagcccgtaaattaaaatatttctcttggcgatgcctatggctcagtgagtagggcgccggccccatatgccgagggtggcgggttcaagcccagctccagccaaactgcaacaaaaaaatagccgggtgttgtggcgggcgcctgtagtccctgctgctcgggaagctgaggcaagagaatcgcgtaagcccaagagttggaggttgctgtgagccgtgtgacgtcatggcactctacctgagggtggtacagtgagactctgtctctacaaaaaaaaaaaaaatttaaatatttctcaagcaactgaaaatgaaaacacaatatatcaaaatctatgggacaCAGAAAAAGCAGTAATAAGAGTAAAATTCACAGTAATaagtgcctacatcaaaaaaggagaaaagcttcaaataaaccTGATGAcacatctcaaagaactagaaagaaaaagagcaaacaaaaaccaaaaaaaaatttcttttgagacagagtcttactttgtcaccctcagtagagtgctatggtgtcatagctcacagcaacctcaaactcttgggctcaagtgattctcttgcctcagcctcctaaacaaaaccaaaattaatGTAAGaaagccaggtgtagtggctcatgcctgtaatcctagcactctgggaggctgaggcaggtggattgtttcagctcatgagttggagaccagcctgagtaaaaagcaagacttgtctctagtaaaaatagaaaaac
The sequence above is a segment of the Nycticebus coucang isolate mNycCou1 chromosome 4, mNycCou1.pri, whole genome shotgun sequence genome. Coding sequences within it:
- the LOC128584190 gene encoding rRNA-processing protein FCF1 homolog yields the protein MMDCLYAKCIPCITDCVMAEIEKLERKYLVALRIAKDPRFEQLPRTHKGTYADDCLVQRVTQDKCYIVATVDRDLKRRIRKIPGVPIMYISNHRYNIERMPDDYGARQF